In one Chitinophaga sancti genomic region, the following are encoded:
- a CDS encoding MFS transporter, producing MRIVRSFIYNSTIFRSLKHKNFRLHFTGQSISLIGTWMQRVAISWLVYRITGSTFLLGLITFLSLIPSLILAPYAGSFIDRHDKYKIVFITQIGLMVQAGILALIVWLSYYNIMMIATLSLAQGIINTFDTTARQSLMVDLVDNKEDLPNAIALNSSAFNAARLVGPAFAGFILSAFGEDICFLINFLSFFFVIGCLLQMKLQIKQHEKSDENIWADLKKGYEYLRESPDLSSLILMLAASSLLVIPYTTLLPAIAKDVFNGNATTFSWFESAAGLGALFGAVYMAMLRPGKDLNQLAIFSSILFAVAVVCLAISSQITLALIATGFTGAGLMVQNSAINTYLQTHASSEMRARTLSYYIMAYQGVLPIGSLVMGSLAEKFGVSAVVFSEGVAGILIVIGFLLHQRKLHDGDWMRSMNPLRFRH from the coding sequence ATGAGGATAGTAAGGTCATTTATTTATAATTCAACCATATTTCGTTCACTTAAACACAAGAACTTTAGATTACACTTTACAGGTCAATCCATTTCGCTCATTGGTACCTGGATGCAAAGAGTCGCTATCAGCTGGTTAGTATACCGGATCACCGGCTCTACCTTTTTGTTAGGACTGATCACCTTCCTGAGTTTAATCCCTTCTCTCATTCTTGCTCCTTATGCCGGCAGCTTCATTGACAGGCACGATAAATACAAAATAGTGTTCATTACCCAGATCGGACTTATGGTTCAGGCAGGGATCCTGGCACTCATCGTCTGGTTAAGCTATTATAATATCATGATGATTGCTACCCTGAGTCTGGCGCAGGGGATTATAAATACTTTCGATACCACCGCCCGTCAATCATTAATGGTAGACCTGGTAGATAATAAAGAAGACCTGCCCAATGCGATTGCGCTTAACTCCTCCGCATTTAATGCCGCAAGATTGGTTGGACCAGCATTTGCCGGATTTATATTAAGTGCCTTTGGTGAGGATATTTGTTTCCTGATCAACTTCCTGAGTTTCTTCTTTGTAATTGGTTGCCTGTTGCAGATGAAACTGCAAATAAAACAGCATGAAAAATCAGATGAGAACATCTGGGCCGATTTGAAAAAAGGATATGAGTATTTACGTGAGTCTCCGGATCTTTCTTCACTGATCCTAATGCTGGCAGCATCCAGTTTGCTCGTAATCCCATATACAACACTGTTACCTGCCATTGCAAAAGATGTGTTTAATGGGAATGCTACCACCTTTAGCTGGTTTGAAAGCGCAGCAGGATTAGGTGCATTGTTTGGTGCCGTGTATATGGCGATGCTAAGACCGGGTAAGGATCTGAATCAACTGGCTATTTTCTCCAGTATTTTATTTGCAGTAGCGGTAGTGTGTTTAGCGATTTCTTCCCAGATCACGCTGGCCCTGATTGCGACAGGTTTTACAGGTGCTGGTTTGATGGTACAGAACTCTGCAATTAATACCTATTTACAAACGCATGCTTCTTCTGAAATGAGGGCGAGAACGCTGAGTTATTATATCATGGCCTACCAGGGTGTATTGCCAATAGGTAGCCTGGTAATGGGTAGCCTGGCTGAGAAGTTTGGTGTGAGTGCAGTCGTGTTTTCAGAGGGTGTTGCAGGTATATTGATCGTGATTGGATTTTTATTGCATCAACGGAAATTGCATGATGGAGACTGGATGCGGTCGATGAATCCTTTACGGTTCAGACATTAA
- a CDS encoding MarR family winged helix-turn-helix transcriptional regulator: MSKTYEVAASLRSTVTRLTRQLRKQNISSAFSNAELLTMGLLDQHGSMLPSALADLERISAQAISQIINRLVEAGVVDRASDESDKRKVLITLTPAGKQHLDENRRIKEEWLVKAMDNLFSTEELALIEAFLPLLQRLAEYNG; the protein is encoded by the coding sequence ATGTCTAAAACCTATGAGGTAGCGGCCTCCCTGCGTAGCACCGTTACCCGCCTCACCAGGCAGTTGCGAAAACAAAATATCTCCTCTGCGTTCTCCAATGCCGAGCTCCTTACCATGGGCTTACTGGACCAGCACGGTAGCATGCTGCCCTCTGCCCTTGCAGACCTGGAAAGAATTTCCGCTCAGGCTATCTCTCAGATTATCAATAGATTAGTAGAAGCAGGTGTGGTAGACCGCGCTTCAGACGAGTCAGACAAAAGAAAAGTACTCATCACCCTCACTCCTGCCGGCAAGCAACACCTGGACGAAAACCGCCGGATCAAAGAGGAATGGCTCGTTAAAGCAATGGACAATTTATTCTCCACAGAAGAGCTTGCGCTCATCGAAGCATTCTTACCGCTCCTCCAGCGATTAGCCGAATACAACGGATAA
- a CDS encoding GH92 family glycosyl hydrolase — MLCCCRPATPAENENYIDPTIGNIAPLLQPTRPQLHRPNQMIRVYPLRKDYTDDQISAFPLQVVGHNAGEVFCIKPVTDSTRWERKQRYDHELEEIHPWYYRNWLVEDQIQVEYAPGRKCGVYRFTYPAHAAHRILLSPVDKWELNGNGEISGTSLYHGDTKVYLYGQFDHPYDAALTFKDSVVSLKYAISYISVAAAKVSFEQELAGKGFTEITATAKAAWHRVMNQVSVEGGTEAQRRSFFTALYRCHERMVNISEEGAYYSGYDKQVHADVRPFYVDDAAWDTYQALHPLRMILHPHQEEDMLASYVRMYEQSGWMPQFPRLFGDHACMNGFHSTIIFLDAYRKGLHIADIDKAYEGMKKNARQATMLPWRNGELTSLDIFYFQHGYYPALHPGEKEMVATVDTFEKRQSVALTLGHSYDDWALGQLAKELKHDSDAVFFGKRAKAYMNLWNGDKQFFMPRDEKGEWIDIDPGWDGGAGGRDYYDENNGWTYQWQLAFNIPGMISMYGGNENFERKLDTLFHAELGRPRYQFWAKFPDATGLMGQFSMGNEPGFHIPYLYNYIGKGWKTQRMIRSLLDIWFKDNVFGIPGDEDGGGMSAFVVFSSMGFYPVTAGEPVYAIGSPIFSKIVVHLEHGKEFTLVAHNCSAVNKYVQGVKMNGKERKDLFFTHKELMNGGTLELEMGSKPHF, encoded by the coding sequence ATGCTGTGTTGTTGTCGCCCGGCAACGCCAGCGGAAAACGAAAATTATATTGACCCAACGATTGGTAACATCGCGCCACTATTACAGCCTACCAGACCTCAATTGCACCGGCCTAATCAAATGATCAGGGTATATCCTTTACGAAAAGATTATACCGATGATCAGATCTCTGCATTCCCACTACAGGTAGTCGGGCACAATGCAGGAGAAGTATTTTGCATCAAGCCTGTAACGGATAGTACACGATGGGAAAGGAAACAACGCTATGATCATGAGCTGGAAGAAATTCATCCGTGGTATTATCGTAACTGGCTGGTGGAAGATCAGATCCAGGTAGAATACGCGCCAGGTAGAAAATGCGGCGTGTACAGGTTTACCTACCCTGCACATGCAGCACATCGCATATTGTTGTCTCCTGTGGATAAATGGGAGCTGAACGGGAATGGGGAGATTTCAGGTACCAGCCTGTATCATGGTGATACGAAAGTATATCTGTATGGGCAGTTTGATCATCCTTACGATGCTGCGCTAACGTTTAAAGACAGCGTGGTGTCTTTGAAATATGCCATCTCTTATATCAGTGTAGCTGCTGCGAAAGTGAGTTTTGAGCAGGAGCTGGCGGGAAAGGGGTTCACAGAAATAACAGCAACGGCGAAAGCTGCATGGCACAGGGTCATGAACCAGGTTAGTGTGGAAGGTGGAACGGAAGCGCAGCGCCGTTCGTTTTTTACTGCGCTGTATCGTTGTCATGAGCGCATGGTAAATATCAGTGAAGAAGGTGCGTATTACAGTGGTTATGATAAACAGGTACATGCAGATGTGCGGCCTTTTTATGTAGATGATGCAGCATGGGATACTTACCAGGCGTTACATCCGCTGCGCATGATATTGCATCCACACCAGGAAGAAGATATGCTGGCATCGTATGTACGGATGTATGAGCAGAGTGGATGGATGCCACAGTTCCCGCGCTTGTTTGGCGATCATGCCTGTATGAATGGATTTCATTCCACCATTATATTTTTAGATGCTTATAGAAAAGGCTTGCACATTGCAGATATAGACAAGGCGTATGAGGGCATGAAGAAGAATGCCAGGCAAGCTACGATGCTGCCCTGGAGAAATGGGGAACTAACGTCTTTGGATATATTCTATTTTCAGCATGGCTATTACCCGGCATTGCATCCAGGGGAGAAGGAAATGGTCGCAACAGTAGATACCTTTGAAAAGAGGCAGTCGGTGGCCCTGACTTTAGGGCATAGTTATGATGACTGGGCATTGGGCCAATTAGCAAAGGAATTGAAGCATGATAGTGATGCTGTGTTTTTTGGAAAGCGTGCAAAGGCTTATATGAACCTGTGGAATGGAGACAAGCAATTTTTTATGCCGAGGGATGAGAAAGGGGAGTGGATTGATATTGATCCGGGATGGGATGGAGGTGCCGGAGGCAGGGATTATTATGATGAGAATAATGGCTGGACGTATCAATGGCAGCTGGCATTTAATATTCCCGGAATGATTTCCATGTATGGGGGAAATGAAAACTTTGAACGGAAACTGGATACCCTGTTTCATGCGGAGCTGGGCAGACCCCGTTACCAGTTCTGGGCAAAGTTCCCGGATGCTACCGGGTTAATGGGGCAGTTTTCTATGGGAAATGAGCCGGGATTTCATATTCCCTACTTATATAATTATATAGGAAAGGGGTGGAAAACACAAAGGATGATCCGTTCACTGCTGGATATCTGGTTCAAAGACAATGTGTTTGGGATACCTGGAGATGAAGATGGAGGAGGAATGAGTGCATTTGTGGTGTTTTCATCGATGGGATTTTATCCTGTAACGGCGGGTGAGCCCGTTTATGCGATTGGTAGCCCGATATTTAGTAAGATAGTGGTGCACCTGGAGCATGGAAAGGAGTTTACATTGGTGGCACATAATTGTTCTGCTGTAAACAAATATGTACAGGGGGTGAAAATGAATGGAAAGGAGCGGAAGGATCTTTTCTTCACACATAAAGAACTTATGAATGGCGGCACATTGGAATTAGAAATGGGCAGCAAACCACATTTCTAG
- a CDS encoding hybrid sensor histidine kinase/response regulator transcription factor: MKLFRMLLPFCCCFLYNNLYANDEPIKNLGIENGLSNNAVMNVYQDYKGFMWICTYDGLNRFDGYKFRIFRNKIGDTTSLNDNGNFTIEGDRLHRIWLGGRKGISVFNPVNEQFNTARFTPYKSSTPRPEIGVIHIIRAGDSGKTVLAGTERDGLLLFHENVYAGIQVPIIQYTTTITNYEVTAIDFDHHTAYVFVQDIGLCKFNAQTQSLTIINQGIRQANCLRSDQKGGLWLGTDNGLFRYDLTKNDYSENYIQTHNKVVGLCMDKNGRIWVASDGAGVFIVSSHENINKCQLNSNAVYAVYEDREGRMWIGTLRGGISIVSARRNPFELHRFNGENSVCNFILSFCEGDNNDIWIGTDGGGLKHWDRPHNQFTAYTADASRSNAISSNFITCILRDAQDDIWVSTWFGGINRYKKGSNSFEHFQCNNPITRATENNVWVVYEDAQKQIWASTTNNGTLYTFNRATNQFELFDNTLVNIQSLAEDARGHLWGGNYQDLISIDRVHKQHKVFHIGYTVRSIHEDKKGNFWVGTDGGGLLQFNRQNGQYIRYTASDGLPSNAILRILEDNSGDLWLSTFNGLARFDPETKVCRSFSQSDGLQSNQFSYNAALKLRNGECMFGGIKGFNVFFPDSIYEQTTQPPVFLTGIRINNTPVEQEGKFISKSALENVEELRIPYDKAAISLDFVALEYTSPDKINYAYRLEGWDKQWNYVGESRTATYTRLQEGTYIFRIKATNAEGQWGTAISTIRIIILPPWFRSWWAYTLYTLVIGGLLYVFMSYRSRQERLHYEIRLAHLENEKEKELNEKKLSFFTHISHEFRTPLSLIINPLKAYTQDPELSIVYRNARRLLSLVDQLLLFRKADSGNDRLKINRMDFVELCKEVFLCFSQQARLKNIDYQFDAPQSPIEMYVDDEKMEIAIFNLLSNAFKFTPDGGKVTFKIRELSTEVEIAIQDSGCGIPISTGNRIFEKFSRVGGRQTGFGIGLYLVKHFIESHRGSITYNSRLQEGTTFVIRLRKGMAHLAGYDFSPNERSAILQELMEETTLPVKKEEKLQLEEMVTEKKSLLCIDDNADIRAYLRQLFSDHYIIYEAANGDDGFAMVQEQLPDLVISDVQMPGMDGLALCTKIKTTEALSHIPVILLTSAHDLKIKGIEEGADDYITKPFDKDLLLAKVQTLLKNRNLLRQYFLDSITLQKSTVKVPAAYRDFLNNCISIVEANLGNEDFSIKTFTQAIGMSHSSLYKKVKSISGQTINAFIRSIRLRKAAMLMLKEDYTINQAAFEVGIGDVKYFREQFVKLFGMNPSEYVKKYRHSFNQDLTVVKEG; this comes from the coding sequence ATGAAATTGTTCCGGATGCTATTGCCGTTCTGTTGCTGCTTTTTATACAACAACCTATACGCTAACGACGAACCTATCAAAAACCTTGGCATCGAAAACGGCCTTTCCAACAATGCCGTGATGAATGTATACCAGGATTACAAAGGCTTTATGTGGATCTGTACCTATGATGGTCTGAACCGCTTTGATGGCTATAAATTCCGCATTTTCCGCAATAAGATTGGTGACACAACTTCTCTCAATGACAATGGTAATTTCACAATTGAAGGTGATCGCCTGCACCGTATCTGGCTCGGGGGCCGCAAGGGGATCAGTGTCTTCAATCCTGTCAATGAACAATTTAATACTGCCAGATTTACACCTTATAAAAGCAGCACGCCCCGTCCTGAAATCGGCGTTATCCACATTATCCGCGCAGGCGATAGTGGAAAAACCGTATTAGCAGGTACCGAACGCGACGGCCTCTTGTTATTTCATGAAAATGTGTATGCTGGTATCCAGGTTCCTATTATTCAGTATACCACTACCATCACCAATTACGAAGTAACAGCGATCGACTTCGACCATCATACCGCCTATGTATTTGTGCAGGACATCGGCCTTTGTAAATTCAATGCGCAAACCCAATCTCTCACCATCATCAACCAGGGCATTCGCCAGGCCAACTGCCTGCGCAGTGATCAAAAAGGAGGCTTGTGGCTGGGTACCGACAATGGCCTTTTTCGTTACGACCTCACTAAAAATGATTATTCAGAAAACTATATCCAGACCCATAACAAAGTAGTAGGCCTGTGCATGGATAAAAACGGCAGGATCTGGGTAGCCTCTGATGGGGCAGGTGTCTTCATTGTCTCTTCGCATGAAAATATTAATAAGTGTCAATTGAACAGTAATGCAGTATATGCCGTATACGAAGATAGGGAAGGGCGTATGTGGATTGGCACTTTGAGAGGCGGTATCAGCATTGTGTCAGCTCGTCGGAATCCATTCGAACTCCATCGCTTCAATGGAGAAAATAGCGTGTGCAATTTCATCCTTTCCTTCTGTGAGGGGGATAATAATGATATCTGGATCGGCACTGACGGGGGAGGGTTGAAGCACTGGGATAGACCGCATAATCAATTCACGGCTTATACTGCCGATGCCTCCAGGTCTAACGCTATCAGCAGTAATTTCATCACCTGTATTCTCCGCGATGCGCAGGATGATATCTGGGTTTCTACCTGGTTTGGGGGTATCAACAGGTATAAAAAAGGCAGTAACTCCTTCGAGCATTTTCAATGTAATAACCCGATCACCCGTGCTACTGAAAACAATGTATGGGTGGTATACGAAGATGCCCAAAAACAGATATGGGCCAGTACCACCAATAACGGTACGCTTTATACTTTTAACAGGGCTACCAACCAGTTCGAGCTGTTTGATAATACCCTTGTCAATATCCAATCCCTGGCCGAAGATGCCCGGGGTCACCTCTGGGGTGGCAATTACCAGGATCTCATTTCCATAGACCGTGTACATAAACAACACAAGGTTTTCCACATTGGTTATACGGTTCGCAGTATTCATGAAGATAAAAAAGGGAACTTCTGGGTAGGTACTGATGGGGGTGGTTTATTACAATTCAACCGGCAAAATGGTCAGTACATCCGTTATACAGCATCCGATGGTCTGCCCAGCAATGCCATTCTCCGGATCCTGGAAGATAATAGCGGGGATCTCTGGCTCAGCACCTTCAATGGGCTGGCGCGATTCGATCCCGAAACGAAGGTTTGTCGCAGTTTCTCGCAATCTGATGGCCTGCAAAGCAACCAGTTCAGCTATAATGCTGCCCTGAAGCTGCGCAATGGTGAATGTATGTTTGGAGGGATCAAGGGCTTCAACGTCTTTTTCCCGGATAGCATTTATGAACAGACAACCCAGCCGCCGGTATTCCTCACAGGGATCCGGATTAACAATACGCCTGTTGAGCAGGAAGGCAAGTTTATCTCTAAAAGTGCGCTTGAAAATGTGGAAGAACTGAGGATCCCTTACGATAAAGCGGCGATTTCCCTGGACTTTGTGGCCTTAGAGTATACCTCTCCTGACAAGATCAATTATGCCTACCGGCTGGAGGGCTGGGATAAACAATGGAACTATGTCGGGGAATCCCGTACGGCTACTTATACTCGTTTACAGGAAGGTACCTACATTTTCAGGATCAAAGCAACCAATGCCGAAGGGCAATGGGGAACTGCCATCAGTACCATCCGCATCATTATATTACCCCCCTGGTTCAGAAGCTGGTGGGCATACACTTTATACACGCTCGTAATAGGTGGTTTATTATATGTTTTTATGAGCTATCGCTCCAGGCAGGAACGCCTCCATTATGAAATTCGACTGGCACACCTGGAGAATGAGAAGGAAAAAGAACTGAATGAGAAGAAGTTATCTTTCTTTACTCATATTTCGCATGAGTTTAGAACTCCTTTAAGCCTGATTATCAATCCTCTTAAAGCATACACCCAGGATCCGGAACTCAGTATTGTGTACCGAAACGCACGCAGACTACTTAGTTTAGTGGATCAGTTACTCCTGTTCAGGAAGGCTGATTCGGGTAATGATAGGTTGAAAATCAACCGGATGGACTTCGTGGAATTGTGTAAAGAGGTTTTTTTATGTTTCTCTCAGCAGGCAAGATTAAAGAATATCGACTACCAGTTCGATGCTCCCCAAAGTCCGATCGAAATGTATGTAGATGATGAGAAAATGGAGATCGCGATTTTCAATTTGCTGTCAAATGCATTCAAGTTTACACCTGATGGGGGAAAGGTCACTTTCAAGATCCGGGAGTTATCCACAGAGGTGGAGATTGCTATCCAGGATTCAGGTTGTGGCATTCCGATTTCCACCGGTAACCGCATTTTTGAAAAATTCAGCCGGGTAGGTGGGCGACAAACTGGTTTTGGGATCGGCCTTTACCTGGTGAAGCATTTTATAGAAAGTCACCGGGGGAGTATAACTTACAATAGCCGTTTACAGGAAGGTACTACCTTCGTGATCCGGCTGCGCAAGGGTATGGCGCACCTGGCTGGGTATGACTTTTCTCCCAATGAGCGCTCCGCCATATTGCAGGAACTGATGGAAGAAACGACGCTGCCGGTGAAAAAAGAGGAGAAGCTCCAGCTGGAAGAAATGGTGACTGAGAAAAAATCCCTGCTTTGCATTGATGACAATGCTGATATCCGGGCTTACCTCCGGCAATTATTTTCAGACCATTATATAATATATGAAGCAGCCAACGGGGATGATGGATTTGCCATGGTGCAGGAGCAGTTGCCCGACCTGGTGATCAGTGATGTACAGATGCCGGGCATGGATGGGCTTGCACTTTGTACGAAGATCAAAACCACGGAAGCGCTCAGCCATATTCCCGTCATCCTCCTGACATCTGCCCATGATCTGAAAATCAAGGGGATAGAAGAAGGGGCAGATGATTATATTACCAAGCCATTTGATAAGGACCTCTTGCTGGCGAAGGTGCAGACCCTCCTGAAAAACAGGAACCTGCTCCGCCAGTATTTCCTGGATAGTATCACTTTACAAAAGAGCACCGTAAAAGTACCCGCCGCCTACCGGGATTTTCTCAATAATTGCATCAGTATTGTAGAAGCCAACCTGGGGAATGAAGATTTCTCCATTAAGACCTTTACCCAGGCCATTGGTATGAGTCATTCCAGCTTATATAAGAAGGTCAAATCCATTTCGGGGCAAACGATCAATGCATTTATCCGTTCTATCCGCCTTCGCAAAGCCGCAATGTTGATGTTAAAAGAAGATTATACCATTAACCAGGCCGCTTTCGAGGTCGGAATTGGGGATGTAAAGTACTTCAGAGAGCAATTTGTCAAGCTTTTTGGAATGAACCCTTCCGAATATGTGAAGAAATACCGTCACTCATTTAATCAGGATCTCACCGTGGTAAAAGAGGGGTAA
- a CDS encoding tetratricopeptide repeat protein, with amino-acid sequence MKHLFTLLLLCSLSTTTILAQNYKQEFEKLCEQGDTIKQKKLLEKWEKGRPNDAELYIAYFNFYVSRSKTEIVTKVPHPDADKIPKAKKQAGYTSEIGYRAEPLGRGFKYINAGIAKYPDRLDMRFGKVYMLGETYKYAALTQELVNVLNYSTTIENKWRWTDNKFLEKPEEFMLSAIQEYVATIYNSGKSQADNMKEIAETVLKYYPKHVESLSDLGIVYTMKGDLNMALRYFLKATAIEPKDFIVLNNIANIYNKKKDTTNAVKYYEQALKYGDTEAKELANKELKRLNRKPADKTTTTAAKAKTTAPAKKTAATSTKKTTPKKKS; translated from the coding sequence ATGAAACATTTATTTACGCTTCTTCTATTATGCTCTTTGTCCACCACTACCATTCTGGCTCAGAATTACAAACAGGAGTTCGAAAAATTATGTGAACAGGGGGATACAATTAAACAAAAGAAATTGTTGGAAAAGTGGGAAAAAGGTCGTCCTAACGATGCTGAACTGTACATTGCCTATTTCAATTTCTACGTAAGCAGAAGTAAAACTGAAATTGTTACCAAAGTACCCCACCCTGATGCTGACAAAATACCAAAAGCCAAAAAACAGGCAGGATACACCAGCGAAATCGGTTACAGAGCCGAACCACTGGGCAGAGGTTTCAAATACATCAACGCTGGTATAGCCAAATACCCCGACCGCCTCGATATGCGATTCGGTAAAGTGTACATGCTGGGTGAAACGTATAAGTATGCCGCCCTCACACAGGAACTGGTGAACGTATTGAATTACTCCACTACCATCGAGAATAAATGGAGATGGACTGACAATAAATTCCTGGAAAAGCCGGAAGAATTCATGCTCAGCGCTATCCAGGAATACGTAGCCACCATCTACAACTCCGGCAAAAGCCAGGCTGATAACATGAAGGAAATAGCCGAAACCGTACTGAAATACTATCCTAAACACGTGGAAAGTCTTTCCGATCTCGGTATCGTCTACACGATGAAAGGTGATCTCAACATGGCGCTGAGATACTTCCTGAAAGCTACCGCCATAGAGCCGAAAGATTTCATCGTGCTCAATAACATCGCAAACATCTACAATAAAAAGAAAGATACTACCAATGCTGTGAAGTACTACGAACAGGCATTGAAATATGGGGACACAGAAGCGAAAGAACTCGCTAATAAAGAACTTAAAAGACTGAACAGGAAACCAGCCGATAAAACAACAACAACTGCTGCTAAAGCTAAAACAACTGCTCCAGCAAAGAAAACAGCGGCCACTTCCACAAAAAAAACGACCCCTAAGAAAAAATCTTAG